Proteins encoded together in one Dehalogenimonas sp. THU2 window:
- the yajC gene encoding preprotein translocase subunit YajC produces MQGDTFTLVGFMILMFAAFYFLIIRPQQKRQKQQQSMLSDLKRGDRVITIGGIYGVIEALDEKSIVVKTESGALLRLVRGGVAMKQEDEVTVQS; encoded by the coding sequence ATGCAAGGCGATACTTTTACCCTGGTCGGTTTCATGATTCTGATGTTTGCGGCCTTTTATTTTCTGATAATCCGGCCCCAGCAAAAACGCCAGAAGCAGCAACAATCCATGCTTTCGGACCTTAAACGCGGCGATCGGGTGATTACCATCGGCGGTATTTACGGCGTTATCGAGGCCCTGGATGAGAAAAGCATCGTTGTCAAGACGGAGTCCGGTGCGCTGCTCAGGCTGGTGCGAGGCGGGGTAGCGATGAAACAGGAAGATGAGGTCACCGTTCAAAGCTAA